The DNA window ccgaattatgcagaaattgtatttttttttatgtttttcttaacagtctcgtatttaattaaacgaaaacgccgaacaaactaaacgacatatcaacataaaatacaaatatgataaataaaatccaaataatatatatacaaaacgatAATAGTGTGCAAAATACAATCcgaatacaagaaaaataaacccgaacccctactgggtatgcctaaccctcactccctgggacctcctctgcctcctatatgccgccgcacggcccgcgtcaccgacgatcctctccaccacggcgactgcctctggaccgccctgatcaatgatacctcgatccaacgcgtcccgcccaagcatctctatcccctggcatatcggcaggagatcaatgccatggtcatcctcggcctgttggttctccaggatctccttgtatgctggcctaggagcacCGGGAGCGTCAgatgtcatcagaggatgtgacacccgataaaaccatgtgacatacccctcctcactgtgccagtcctaggtgacctgcatgcgacgatactcctccgggaccacatgacgctcccaatatGCAAATATGTCAGTGAGCTGCACTCaggtaactgtgtcgggagcagtcTCAAAAGGTGacatgggtatcatctgcacaaatccaaacTTCCGCATataccgctcagggagatacctcactatggtgttggtcccgcatgccaaccagccagaatataacaaGATGCTGTCAAAGGCGACAGCAGCAGTGtggtcgctgaatggcctccaactgatgtcatcgtgcatcgtgcggtcgaggtacccacgatatggtcccactgcattgttccccctctggagaacgtatcgggcggccctgggcatggcgtcctcgtacgcaggatgaatggcgaagccgtggatgcgggagaagtaggagatgatccagccctgaaacacaaacacgataatgtattaaaaataaatacgaaccataaataaatgtgaaacaattaaaatgaaacgtactgtCAGGAGTGTGCAGGATcagtcaactgcctggtcctccagttggaggtctcattcagcttctggtataggtataccagaatagctgacccccagttccactggtgaatggtagtcaagtccatgaaatagcggaggtagttcacgtcgacgtatcttgcactcttgtccacaaagagtgtagtgcctaccaaaaacatgaaccagcaccggagagcgttggcacggtgatactccataaataggCCGTTCTTCGCatcctcggattcggccgccgccaccaggtggtgctcgtAATAAGCGCTCAATGTGGAGAActggatatgaggcccatttgtcgtctggcactcaaagtcagccatatctggctccatacccagatagatcgTCATCCACTCGATGGCATCGACCCTCTAGATCCGGGAATGGTCCAACAGCGtccccctaatcggcaagtggagaagacattgcacatcgtgcaaggtgatcgtcatctccccaaccggtaagtggaaagaagacgtctgcCTGTGCAtacgctccacaaaggcccccctacatgtcgtggctgatggtggtataccccgtcataCACAGCCCACCTAGTCCTGAAGTtgtcaccgcgtcgttaaaccactgcgcctctgATTTAAAGAGAccgaaaatcttccgggcgtggttcacctgtTTTAAAGTTtgtctctcctgttacaacaaaaacaaaaaaaaaaacattgttaattagaccattaagaaaatgtggaataaaaagctaaataaaaaacggttaaataataaagtcggataaattataagaaataccTCTCCCGCCCAGACACGTCGAGaaacgtgctcgtggtaggaaatcagcacggacgtgtcaatgggccctcccgggtagccctcctcctcctcctccacgtgcagagggtcaacatccggtacctcctcctccgcctcctggtatctaactgcctcctcctcctcctctcgtaccTCCTGCTGGCGGGAAGAATagacccgagccagacgactcctcgatccagatgaggaAGTACCCTTGTCCATCTACACGGGTACTCACACACGACCCCGTCCCtacgtcgacgccagctgcgccgcccgctcgcgtctagccgacgttgcctgggtctctctcccctgtctgatgcgtgctaggttgcctgccatattcctgaaaacaattgaaatcaataaaaatgcgaaacaattgaaaaaaaacaattctggacacacttcggaagttcatttccgaaactggtgagggaggtgttttcggaaatgaacttccgaaacacccctgcgaagccaaattttgcaacttccatggcagaaccCCAAATGCAAACTTCTAACATGttataatgcttctaaacaacctaaatactactaccaacctacccctatatcatttttgcaatttctaacaaccctaaaATGCATTTGAATCATGGATCTAAAGATTTataaacttaccaattgaagtgattgagtagcttttgaatgtagtagagcaagtAGAATCAGCCTTTGATGTAGACTTGAAACTTGGTTTTGTAAAAAATCTTTAGAGAGGAAATATTGATGGTGATTTAGGGTAAAAATGAATTGGGGGAGAGACTGTTTTGTTTAAtatgcaaaacgcgcagtatttcataaatgcacttccgaaatgctgttttaaaaaatgtatttccgaaataagacaaattttgaaagaaaaaaaaagcgttttcgaagatgcatctccaaaaacagtatttttttgtatttcaaaaatgcatttacGAAGTTAggggtattttggatttttcgCCAGAAGTGATAAGAAGACatggggtggataaagaaatttcctaaaacATATACCTTAAATTAATACattaactaatattattatttggGAAGAAGAGAATGTTGAGAGATGCATGTGGCAGCAGCAACGATACCCAGCTACCACCATCACCACCGCCGCATCTACGCTTCACTCTTCGCCATCGCCAAACTCAAAACAACCACAATGGCCAGCAGCAGCAGCAGTAGCAATTCGGGCGAATTCACAACAATCAAAGAGAGAGTCACTTTCCAGAAAGACATAAAGAAAAGCAAATTCATCGCCATTGCTGGCTCCGTCTCCGACGATAAAGCCGCTATGTCTTTCCTTTCTCAGGTTAGTTAGTTCCATTTACGCTCAATCATTTCCtcaatttaatttgaaatttgtaACTTTAGTGAataaattgataatttttttcaattggtTATTTTCAGGTGCGGGATCCAAAGGCTACTCATAATTGCTGGGCTTATAAGgtattataaatgttttttttaattattgatgAATATGTAAATTATTCTACGAAATTGTGAATTATCAAAATAGTTCATAAGATagcaaatataaattaaaattagtctGTAAATCCTAGTTCAATGGGCAAAAAGTCTATATTGCTAGATTGGACGTCATCATCAGAGTTGTTCGAACCCTGGTACAGAAAAAAACTGAGATTATAACACTTCAATATAACAAATAGTTCATAAGATAGCAAACAACTCTTTAAACTCACAATTTCCTATTTCTCAATACTTAATGTGTGTGAATTCGCCACTAGGCTCTTTAGAaccacaaaaaaagaaaatttatgttGTTAGAGGCCGAGAAATGGTGTTCTACATGGACCCCGTATCAATGCATCGTGATTCGTGACTAAATTGAATGTGAAATTAATGAGGAAAAAATTATCTAACATGTTTGAATCCCAAGTAATGTGGCGATGATGATAAGGCTGAGTGAGTTCCGTGCAGACATAATAGTTGAATCTGAATATCTGATTCAAGAAATGCTCTAGTATGGGGGAGTAAATTGGATTCCTGTCCATGGAAGCTGGGATTTTATAGCAACAAACTGAAGAATCTGTTACGGGCGCTGGCACTGGTCATCTTTTGTACATGTTAGTTGAGAGGCCAACAGTATTGCGGAGGCTTTGGAAAAGGAAGGGAAAGGGGGTAATTTGGCACTGATATGAAATTATGCAGATAATAAATTTGACAGTTCATATTAGTAGTGGTGTGTATTTATGGCATAAAATGATGTGTAGTGCTGCATTAGGATAGTCATCGGTGGTGGATGAATTTATTGGAGTGTAGGTTGAGGTGTATCTAAGTATTTGGTCTTGAATTGATTTGGTTTTTTGAGTTTATTGGTTTTATGCAATTAGAATAGCATTTGATGGTCTCTGAAATGGATCATGGTTCAGATTTTTTTAGCTTCTAATTTTTGAACCTCAGGCCTATTATTTACCATACTTTAGTGCTGTTAATATGCTATGAATTAGACTGCATAAGTGCGTTAACAGTGCTGCCGTATCATAAATAATGCTTTATGGAGTAAGATTCTACAGTTATGTGGTGGTAATGTCCTTGTGATGCTGCTGCCTTTATTGTCTTGGTGTTAATATGGTGGAGAATGAGAATCTGCTATGGCCATAACCAGAGTGTTAAGGAACGGCATATGTGCCCTCTATGTACTTCTTCATGAGCGATGGTTTGCTAAAGAAGAGTGTAATGCTTGGTGATATCCTATGGGCATGAAACACTTGGGTGGTTTTTTGGCTTAATAGTTGGTGTTATATTTAGTTTTTTGTTGAATGAAGGGGTGTGCAAATTAATGTTGCTCGCAGTAATTTGTTATGCAGTGGGTGTTTTCTTTGGTGTGGTGCTCTACAGGTCAAAGTAGAGCTccattttcttttgaatttggtttacTTTTTCTTACATTTAGTTTTAGCACATGATTAAGTATCCTCTCAAACCCCTCATAGGGGGTGTGGGGAGAATGtactaatgatgttaagctaaATGTTATTTTGATATGATGTTTATTGGGAAAAAAAAGTTCATATAGTATGCCATGGATAGAAACATGGTCCTGGATAGAACATTTTGATGCAAGTTTTTCCATAGAAACATAGTACAATTGAAGCTAGAAAAATATAATAGTGTATAATGTTACTAATGAGTTGCTACTACTGCAGACTGCTTATCTTATCTTTTGTTCAACAGGTGGGGGATCAATATCGATCCAATGATGATGGCGAACCTTCAGGTACGGCTGGGAAACCAATATATTCTGCTATTTCTACTTCAGGAATAGATAGAGTAATGGTGGTTGTGATCAGGTTAATACTTTAACAACGTTACTTTAACATTTCAatgatttcatttatttatattaatgtcATCAATTTGAGATACCGAATTCTGTTGGTTTGTATGAGTTCAATATCaactcaatttatttttattccttGACAAAGTAACTGCAGAATGTATGCCTGTGGATTGTTGTACATTTTAAGGGTTAAGTTAAGCAATTCATCCTTTGATATTGGATTTGGAACATGATTTGTATTGTGATTTACATTGAATTTCAGGCATTTTGGTGGTATCAAACTAGGCGCCGGGGGATTGGTCAGGGCTTATGGAGGAGTTGCATCAGAATGTCTGAAGAATGCTCCGACTTGCCTTGTCAAAACAAAGGTGATTCATCTCTTAGCCTGTACCGCATCTTTGGTTTTATCTATACCTAGAATTGCActttcttgatggtttttcaaACTAGTTATACTCATGATGTGTGAATTTATGAACAAAATTATGAAATATGCAGGTGCCAATGGGTGTAGAAGTCCCATTTGACTTACTTGGAGTGCTCTACCATCAGGTTTGTTCTTGCATATTTATATTGATGACTCCGTGATTATGAATATGGTAGGATAATAAATGAGTCTGATAAGAAGAAGTGTAAGATTTTCTCAAAAATGTGTTTGGATATATCATATTTAATATTTGACCTTTGTAATTAAGGTATTCTACACCCGTTTTGAACAGCAAATCTTGATTTCTTTTACCCATGCCTCTTATAGTTAAGTTATATGTTTCTGTAAAATGTATATGCATCTTATCTTATGCTCATTGTTAATGTCATTTTCAGCTGCAGTCTTTCAATGTCGAAGACATGAAACAGGATTATGATACAGGTAAAGATGACATATCAATGGTTACTTTTAAAGTTGAGTTTGACCAAGCTGAGAAACTGGAGGAAACACTGAAAGCCAATTGTAGCCGAGACTTGAAGTTTTATAAGCATTGAAAATGAACACTACTagatttgaatcaaaattttcatGTAATATTTACTCATGCATGGTGATGGATGCAACTTcatttgaagatatgaagatgaatGGGGCACACACATGCTCAGTACATATTAAAGTTTTGCCTTATGTACCCCTACCCTATTAGGACTAGTTTGCTGATATGAAACCTTATTTAAAAAGGCTTTAAGAATTATTGTAGTTTAGCAATTTTGTTATACAATTATGTAAATTCTGTAGTAACATTTACAAATCTTCATCTATACAAATACAATGAAATATCATTGTATTGCAGTTTTGGAACATTTACCTGGTGTAACTCTCATGGCAGCTGCTAGTAACTTGTATGttatctttatataaaatatgaaatgagGGCATAAGTGATACCTTATGTAAATGAATAACACAATcaagacaaaaataaaatttggcTCCCACAATAAAGGGAACATACAGCAGACCAAATCATCATAGCCACACCCAACAAGAACAATATTCACagacaaacaaacagaaaacagaaGGAAAGAACCAAATTGACAAAGAGAAGATTTACTCATAACTGAAACATAAATTATCCACTCAACTATAGTCCTACAGAATCTGTACAACATTACAACAAGTTAGAAAGGCATTGCTTTTGCTAAAATCTCTATCACACAAGCAAAACATAGCCTCTTTTTTCTAAAACATAAAAACACATCCCAGTAGTAATAAACAACTTCACCaactccaaattagggttttcattttcACAGCTCCACTTCCATTTCAGGATCCGATTCAGATTCACTATCAGGAACAACAAACCCTTTCACTTTAGACCTATTAGCCACAGTTTTTATCCTCATCTTCTTACCCCCACTTCCCCCAATTTCAAATCTACAATTCTCATCCACAGGATACCTCAAGGGCAAACTCATATGATAGCAATAGTACTGTTCTTTCCCTTCCACCATAGACTCTGCCTCCGGCGGCTTCACCGGAGTTCCATGAAAGGTTCTCCGACAGTTCCCACACCGAAGTGTACAATCTTCATATTTCTTCTCATACTCATGCAAATACCAGCAATAAGGACACATAGTCCAAAACGAAGCCACCTCTTTAATCTCCTTTTCGTATCGGTCTAACTGAACCGGATCAGAGAGAATCTGCCATGATTCACGGACTCGCATTAAAGCTTCTTCCGCTaaaggaaacttgttcttgtTCGGGTCAAGCTTTCGAACAAGAATCTTGTAACGCTGCCGCATGAAATCGCGGTTAGTGGTGTCGTCGGAGGGTTTGAGTTGGAGTATAGCATAGTGATCGGGAAGGTTGTTGTTGGGACCCACTCGGAGTGACGCGGCCTCCATGACGTCGATTATTGCGAGCATTCGGTCGAGTTGAGTTGCGATTTCTGGATCAGATCTTGGTTGGCGTTGGATGAAGGTGCGGCAAGTTGGGAACATTCGGCGGGAGAGCAAAGTGGCACCTGAACGGAGAGAAGAGTGGTAGGAAATGGGTTCTTCTCGGGTTTTGTTATCGGTCTCCATTTCTGAGTGGTTGGTGAGATAGGTTGAAGAAAGAGTGTGAGAGTGACGGAGTGTGCGGATtcttttatagatttttttttggttATGAGAAAAAACATTTGGGGTTAGATTTTGAGAAGGCAAATCGACAAAATATTGAGTGAGTTAACATTTTCATTTATGTATTTTAGAAACAAGTGTGATAAGAcactctttcttctttttttttacaagCAATAAATTTAAGCTATTCAAAATTTATTAACAAGAGTATAAGGGATATTCAACCTACATCGAAGTAGAAATTGTTTGTAAATTTATTTTAACAAACACTGTAATGGTCAAAGTGTTTTTATGTTATTAGTGTATAAGTTGAAGAACTCGTGGCTAAGGTCTATGCATGCTAGTTCAACGTGCTCACGTAAAATACACGAAATGGAATAGTAAGATTAGGTTTCAACGTGCTCACGTAAAATACACGAAATGGAATAGTAAGATTAGGGTTTGATTTTTAAGACGACACATATTCAAGGAAGAAGTTTACTTCAAAGCAAGAAAGGCTTAATAGACgcgccatatactttcaaatttttCAGCACATTTTtatgagtttattatatttttacaaCTAGGGTTCTTTCCgaacataaaaaaaatcaaacaaagataGTTAGTATGCTACGTGAAAATGGTAGTTTCCATCCTAGCATTATTACGGCAACTATATCATGTCCACGTAATTGCTTTTATACTATTTATCGCTCGAGACAAATCACCCTTAACATGTTAAAAAATGATTTCATTCGTCGTCAACCAAATGTTCTATAACGTGTCAAACCAAAATATACCATTAAATTTCTTCAATCGGTCTACCTTTTAGAGATTCATATATACTAAAGAGGTGATTAATTCCAACCAAATCTTCCAATATCAAAGTTTCCAATTACTCAAATATCTTCCACCGTACCGATTTTGCAAAGTCATAAAAAATCATATATGTGAATGAGTTTCAATTCTTTGACAACATAGAACATAAATAGTATTTTGAGTTTACTTCAAAGCTAGAAAGGCTTAATAAGCTCATCTCGAATACACTAAACTTACACCTTTTAAATTTTCAGCACATTTTTACGAACATtgtcatttattatatttttacaaCTAGGT is part of the Vicia villosa cultivar HV-30 ecotype Madison, WI linkage group LG2, Vvil1.0, whole genome shotgun sequence genome and encodes:
- the LOC131649373 gene encoding uncharacterized protein LOC131649373; protein product: METDNKTREEPISYHSSLRSGATLLSRRMFPTCRTFIQRQPRSDPEIATQLDRMLAIIDVMEAASLRVGPNNNLPDHYAILQLKPSDDTTNRDFMRQRYKILVRKLDPNKNKFPLAEEALMRVRESWQILSDPVQLDRYEKEIKEVASFWTMCPYCWYLHEYEKKYEDCTLRCGNCRRTFHGTPVKPPEAESMVEGKEQYYCYHMSLPLRYPVDENCRFEIGGSGGKKMRIKTVANRSKVKGFVVPDSESESDPEMEVEL
- the LOC131649374 gene encoding uncharacterized protein LOC131649374, with protein sequence MHVAAATIPSYHHHHRRIYASLFAIAKLKTTTMASSSSSSNSGEFTTIKERVTFQKDIKKSKFIAIAGSVSDDKAAMSFLSQVRDPKATHNCWAYKVGDQYRSNDDGEPSGTAGKPIYSAISTSGIDRVMVVVIRHFGGIKLGAGGLVRAYGGVASECLKNAPTCLVKTKVPMGVEVPFDLLGVLYHQLQSFNVEDMKQDYDTGKDDISMVTFKVEFDQAEKLEETLKANCSRDLKFYKH